From Tachypleus tridentatus isolate NWPU-2018 chromosome 8, ASM421037v1, whole genome shotgun sequence, a single genomic window includes:
- the LOC143258586 gene encoding uncharacterized protein LOC143258586 produces MPLAFQVGDSDTDIQEMHELVAGYRACAEEAIRYLIEEEKVAPDDPLVLGLWQHLLLQEAELLGNHDNNPDSDDSGFEPNENDLISHERSTSCFSDPDELNSPLSSQSDYLHALSSPTSSVDPTGHHSHSSDISRTTSLFPEPHVHVQQSTQEGDLQDLPSCLKMTTTSKREPEISGGLRRVKLLVDC; encoded by the exons atgCCACTGGCCTTTCAAGTTGGGGACTCTGATACAGATATACAGGAGATGCACGAGCTCGTTGCCGGTTATCGCGCTTGTGCAGAAGAAGCCATCCGTTATTTAATAGAGGAAGAAAAGGTTGCCCCTGACGATCCTTTAGTGCTCGGACTTTGGCAACATCTCCTATTGCAGGAGGCAGAGCTCCTGGGTAACCATGACAATAATCCCGATTCGGATGATTCCGGTTTCGAGCCAAACGAAAATGACCTAATATCCCATGAAAGGTCAACTTCATGCTTCTCTGACCCCGACGAATTGAACAGCCCATTGTCATCACAGAGCGATTATCTCCACGCACTTTCTAGTCCCACCTCATCAGTTGACCCTACTGGTCACCACAGTCATTCGTCGGACATTAGCAGAACGACATCTCTCTTCCCTGAACCTCACGTGCATGTGCAGCAGAGCACTCAAGAGGGTGATCTCCAAGACCTTCCCTCGTGCTTGAAAATGACGACAACATCAAAACGCGAGCCTGAAATTAG TGGTGGATTACGACGAGTGAAGTTATTGGTGGATTGCTAG